Proteins encoded in a region of the Devosia sp. RR2S18 genome:
- a CDS encoding vitamin B12-dependent ribonucleotide reductase: protein MRIERRFTTANEDRYAGIDFRSATSEIRNPDGSVVFKLENIAIPATWSQVAADIIAQKYFRKAGVAKALKKVEENAVPSWLWRSVPDEAALSSIPEDERFGSEMDSRQVFDRLAGTWTYWGWKGGYFDSEEDARTFFDELCYMLATQRVAPNSPQWFNTGLHWAYGIDGPGQGHFYVDPFTHQLVQSTSSYEHPQPHACFIQSVDDDLVNENGIMDLWVREARLFKYGSGTGTNFSKLRGEGEKLSGGGKSSGLMSFLKIGDRAAGAIKSGGTTRRAAKMVVVDIDHPDIETYINWKVKEEQKVAALVTGSKTVSKHLKAIMKAAVNCEGSGDDCFDVAKNPALKREVRAAKKALVPENYIFRVIQFAKQGYTDLEFPIYDTDWDSEAYLTVSGQNSNNSVRVTDDFLAAVENDGDWNLTARQTGKTIKTLKARDLWEQIGYAAWASADPGLQYHTTINEWHTSPAAGPINASNPCSEYMFLDDTACNLASVNLLPYRNQDGTFNTAAYEHTVRLWTLVLEISVMMAQFPSRSIAERSYEYRTLGIGYANIGGLLMTSGIPYDSAEGRAIAGAVTAIMTGVSYATSAEIAKELGPFKDYERNSQHMLRVIRNHRNAAHGNAEGYEGLSITPVPLDHANLKDDALSERAKLAWDNALALGEQHGYRNAQVSVIAPTGTIGLVMDCDTTGIEPDFALVKFKKLAGGGYFKIINRAVPPALRTLGYSESQIAEMEAYAVGHGNLNQAPGVNPSTLRTKGFTDDKIEALNKGMASAFDIKFVFNQWTLGVDFLKSLGVTDEQLNDFSFDLLAFLGFSKKDIEAANIHVCGAMTLEGAPHLKDEHLPVFDCATPCGKVGKRYLSVESHILMMAAAQPFISGAISKTINMPNDATVEEAKEAYMLSWRLALKANALYRDGSKLSQPLNSSVLAAADDEEDEDIVEELVAQPAAARVPVVAEKIVERIIERTREREKMPDRRKGYTQKAVVGGHKVYVRTGEYDDGRLGEIFIDMHKEGAAFRAMMNNFAIAISLGLQYGVPLDEYVEAFTFTRFEPAGMVMGNDRIKNATSILDYVFRELAVSYLDRNDLAHVNPDSPTSLGKGVAEEHGARSNAGAPAPVPAERFVSRGMTRGKTANASLMLVPTAEAANYTAATSSVTALRSAAALKIDPAPTALNVAEVDPLPNPPTQKDSGVLRAEAQMKGYTGDQCTECHNFTMVRNGTCLKCDTCGTTTGCS from the coding sequence ATGCGCATCGAACGTCGCTTCACCACCGCCAACGAAGACCGCTATGCCGGCATCGATTTCCGCTCGGCCACCAGCGAGATCCGCAATCCCGATGGTTCGGTGGTGTTCAAGCTCGAGAACATCGCCATCCCAGCCACCTGGAGCCAGGTAGCGGCCGACATTATTGCGCAAAAGTACTTCCGCAAGGCAGGCGTCGCCAAGGCGCTCAAGAAGGTCGAGGAGAACGCCGTTCCCTCTTGGCTCTGGCGCTCGGTTCCCGACGAAGCAGCACTCTCCAGCATTCCTGAAGACGAGCGCTTCGGCTCGGAGATGGATTCGCGCCAGGTTTTTGATCGTCTCGCAGGCACCTGGACGTATTGGGGCTGGAAGGGTGGCTATTTCGACAGCGAAGAGGACGCTCGCACCTTCTTTGATGAGCTCTGCTACATGCTCGCCACCCAGCGCGTGGCTCCCAATTCCCCGCAATGGTTCAATACGGGCCTGCATTGGGCCTATGGCATCGACGGCCCCGGCCAGGGCCACTTCTATGTCGACCCCTTCACCCATCAGCTGGTGCAGTCCACGAGCTCCTATGAGCATCCCCAGCCGCATGCCTGCTTTATTCAATCCGTCGACGACGACTTGGTCAACGAGAACGGCATCATGGACCTCTGGGTCCGCGAAGCGCGCCTTTTCAAATATGGCTCGGGCACCGGCACCAACTTCTCCAAGCTGCGCGGCGAAGGCGAAAAGCTCTCGGGCGGCGGCAAGTCCTCCGGCCTGATGAGCTTCCTCAAGATCGGTGACCGGGCTGCCGGGGCCATCAAGTCGGGCGGCACCACCCGCCGCGCCGCCAAGATGGTGGTGGTGGATATCGACCACCCCGATATCGAGACCTACATCAACTGGAAGGTGAAGGAAGAGCAGAAGGTCGCCGCCCTCGTCACCGGTTCCAAGACCGTCTCCAAGCATCTCAAGGCCATCATGAAGGCCGCCGTGAACTGCGAAGGTTCAGGCGATGACTGCTTCGACGTGGCCAAGAACCCCGCTCTCAAGCGCGAAGTCCGCGCTGCCAAGAAGGCGCTGGTGCCCGAGAACTACATCTTCCGCGTCATTCAGTTCGCCAAGCAGGGCTATACCGATCTCGAATTCCCCATCTACGACACCGATTGGGACAGCGAAGCCTATCTGACCGTTTCCGGCCAGAATTCGAACAACTCCGTCCGCGTCACCGATGACTTCCTCGCCGCAGTCGAGAATGACGGCGACTGGAACCTGACAGCTCGCCAGACCGGCAAGACCATCAAGACCCTCAAGGCGCGTGACCTGTGGGAACAGATCGGTTACGCCGCCTGGGCCTCGGCCGATCCGGGCCTGCAATACCACACCACCATCAACGAGTGGCACACCAGCCCCGCAGCCGGGCCGATCAACGCGTCGAACCCCTGCTCGGAATACATGTTCCTCGACGACACTGCGTGCAACCTCGCTTCGGTGAACCTGCTGCCCTACCGCAATCAGGATGGCACCTTCAACACCGCCGCCTATGAGCACACCGTGCGCCTTTGGACGCTGGTGCTCGAGATCTCGGTAATGATGGCGCAGTTCCCCAGCCGCTCCATTGCCGAACGCTCCTATGAATACCGCACATTGGGCATCGGCTACGCCAATATCGGCGGCCTGTTGATGACCTCGGGCATTCCCTATGACTCAGCCGAAGGCCGCGCCATTGCGGGTGCCGTCACCGCCATCATGACCGGCGTCTCCTATGCGACCTCTGCCGAGATCGCCAAGGAGCTGGGCCCCTTCAAGGATTATGAGCGCAACAGCCAGCACATGCTGCGCGTCATCCGCAATCACCGCAATGCCGCCCATGGCAATGCCGAGGGCTATGAGGGGCTGTCCATCACCCCCGTGCCGCTCGACCATGCCAACCTCAAGGACGATGCACTCTCCGAGCGCGCCAAGCTCGCCTGGGACAATGCCCTGGCGCTGGGTGAACAGCACGGCTACCGCAATGCCCAGGTCTCGGTCATCGCCCCCACCGGCACCATCGGTCTCGTCATGGATTGCGATACCACCGGCATCGAGCCTGACTTTGCCCTCGTGAAGTTCAAAAAGCTCGCCGGCGGCGGCTACTTCAAGATCATCAATCGCGCCGTGCCGCCGGCCCTGCGGACCCTCGGCTATTCCGAATCGCAGATCGCCGAGATGGAGGCCTATGCCGTTGGCCACGGCAATCTCAACCAAGCCCCGGGCGTCAATCCCTCGACCCTGCGCACCAAGGGCTTCACTGACGACAAGATCGAAGCCCTCAACAAGGGCATGGCTTCTGCCTTCGACATCAAGTTCGTCTTCAACCAGTGGACGCTGGGCGTCGATTTCCTGAAATCGCTTGGCGTCACCGATGAGCAGCTCAACGATTTCAGCTTCGATCTGCTCGCCTTCCTGGGGTTCAGCAAGAAGGACATCGAGGCCGCCAATATCCATGTCTGCGGTGCCATGACGCTGGAAGGCGCCCCGCACCTCAAGGACGAGCACCTGCCCGTCTTCGATTGTGCCACCCCCTGCGGCAAGGTCGGCAAGCGCTACCTATCGGTGGAATCGCACATCCTGATGATGGCAGCGGCGCAGCCCTTCATCTCGGGCGCCATCTCCAAGACCATCAACATGCCCAACGACGCCACCGTCGAGGAAGCCAAGGAAGCCTACATGCTGTCCTGGCGCCTGGCGCTCAAGGCCAACGCGCTCTATCGCGACGGCTCCAAGCTCTCCCAGCCGCTCAATTCATCGGTGCTGGCTGCTGCCGATGACGAGGAAGACGAGGACATTGTCGAGGAACTGGTCGCCCAGCCCGCCGCCGCCCGCGTCCCCGTGGTCGCCGAAAAGATCGTCGAGCGCATCATCGAGCGCACCCGCGAACGCGAAAAGATGCCCGACCGCCGCAAGGGCTATACCCAAAAGGCCGTCGTGGGCGGCCACAAGGTCTATGTCCGCACGGGCGAATATGATGATGGGCGCCTGGGCGAGATCTTCATCGACATGCACAAGGAAGGCGCCGCCTTCCGGGCGATGATGAACAATTTCGCCATCGCCATCTCGCTGGGCCTGCAATACGGCGTGCCGCTGGACGAATATGTGGAGGCCTTCACCTTCACCCGCTTCGAGCCCGCCGGCATGGTTATGGGCAATGACCGGATCAAGAACGCCACGTCGATCCTCGACTATGTGTTCCGCGAACTGGCCGTCTCCTATCTCGACCGGAACGACCTCGCCCATGTCAATCCCGATAGCCCCACTTCGCTCGGCAAGGGCGTTGCCGAGGAGCACGGCGCCCGCAGCAATGCCGGCGCGCCCGCCCCGGTGCCCGCCGAGCGCTTTGTCTCCCGCGGCATGACTCGCGGCAAGACGGCCAATGCATCACTGATGCTGGTGCCCACGGCCGAGGCCGCCAACTACACCGCCGCGACCTCGAGCGTCACCGCCCTGCGCAGTGCCGCCGCCCTCAAGATCGATCCGGCACCGACGGCCCTCAACGTCGCCGAAGTCGATCCCCTGCCCAACCCGCCGACCCAGAAGGACAGCGGCGTCCTGCGCGCCGAAGCCCAGATGAAAGGCTACACGGGCGACCAGTGCACCGAGTGCCACAATTTTACGATGGTCCGGAACGGCACGTGTTTGAAGTGCGACACGTGTGGGACGACGACCGGGTGTAGTTGA
- a CDS encoding NADH:ubiquinone oxidoreductase subunit NDUFA12: protein MKKFLSEIFVWWQGQTWGTRLWIKRFGVYVGSDEFGNRYYQDKKSNRRYVTYGGYADASSIPPGWYGWMHGRTDTPPTEDKYVPRAWEKPHLPNLTGTAQAYRPDGSLLNKGERPRVTGDYDAWSPE from the coding sequence ATCAAGAAATTCCTCTCCGAAATCTTCGTTTGGTGGCAGGGGCAGACCTGGGGCACCCGGCTCTGGATCAAGCGCTTTGGCGTGTATGTGGGTAGCGACGAGTTCGGCAACCGTTACTACCAGGATAAGAAGTCGAACCGCCGCTACGTGACCTATGGCGGGTATGCCGATGCCTCGAGCATTCCCCCGGGTTGGTATGGGTGGATGCACGGTCGCACGGACACGCCGCCCACTGAAGACAAGTATGTGCCGCGTGCTTGGGAAAAGCCCCACCTGCCGAACCTGACGGGCACCGCCCAGGCCTACCGCCCCGATGGCAGCCTGCTCAACAAGGGTGAGCGTCCCCGCGTCACCGGAGACTACGACGCCTGGTCTCCCGAGTAA
- a CDS encoding DUF2155 domain-containing protein translates to MPLAALGLLAAAAPVAAQPVANPVATLAGLDKITGRVTRFDVYIDETVLFGALEITPRACYNRPPTETQRTSAFLEVDQRSLTGTSRRIFTGWMFADSPALNAVDHAVYDVWLIECKTSTEVPPPDQR, encoded by the coding sequence ATGCCTCTTGCGGCACTGGGCCTGCTTGCGGCTGCCGCTCCCGTGGCGGCGCAGCCCGTTGCCAATCCAGTTGCAACCTTGGCCGGACTAGACAAGATCACTGGCCGGGTTACTCGGTTCGATGTCTACATCGACGAGACCGTCTTGTTCGGCGCGCTCGAGATCACGCCCCGTGCCTGTTACAATCGCCCGCCCACCGAAACGCAACGTACCTCGGCTTTTCTCGAGGTTGATCAGCGCAGCTTGACGGGCACATCCCGGCGTATCTTCACTGGGTGGATGTTCGCCGATAGCCCCGCGCTCAATGCCGTCGACCACGCGGTCTATGACGTCTGGCTTATCGAGTGCAAGACGAGCACCGAAGTTCCACCGCCAGACCAGCGGTAA
- a CDS encoding GyrI-like domain-containing protein codes for MMTLPEVQTRTATPYIYVPFTVRMDQMQRPAEEGFPQIFAHIEKHGLKPVGSAFYNYRRINMEDTLDVEAGIAIEEAAPEEGNVKAGILPAGRFMVLAWHGHPDQLMTVTGMLVGWSRLTGQGFDVEEKADGDHFACRLEIYETDPADEPDMNQWVTTLAFKLRDGA; via the coding sequence ATGATGACCTTACCGGAAGTCCAGACCCGGACCGCAACGCCCTATATCTATGTCCCCTTCACGGTCCGCATGGATCAGATGCAAAGACCCGCCGAAGAGGGCTTTCCGCAGATATTCGCGCATATCGAGAAACACGGTCTGAAGCCGGTCGGCTCAGCGTTCTACAATTACCGGCGTATCAACATGGAAGACACGCTCGATGTGGAGGCCGGCATTGCCATCGAGGAAGCGGCACCAGAGGAGGGGAATGTCAAAGCTGGTATTCTCCCCGCCGGGCGCTTCATGGTGCTTGCCTGGCATGGCCATCCGGACCAGTTGATGACCGTCACCGGAATGCTGGTGGGTTGGTCTCGACTGACGGGTCAGGGGTTCGACGTCGAAGAGAAGGCCGATGGTGATCACTTTGCCTGTCGCCTGGAGATCTATGAGACCGATCCAGCCGATGAGCCCGATATGAATCAATGGGTGACCACCTTGGCCTTCAAGCTGCGAGACGGAGCCTAG
- a CDS encoding APH(3') family aminoglycoside O-phosphotransferase, protein MSAPPDLPIELQQLSGGDWTEFTIGESDAAVWRINLGSSVVFLKAERRHPLSEIPAEVSRLQWLAETGIPAPKVIDCVPSADRYWLLMTAVPGSDLTHMADRPAELCRVYASSLRRLHALEVSACPFDHRLDRRLADAAANVAAGRIREDQFDEERHGWTASEVLAWVQTHQPPLGNLVVTHGDACVPNIIARDERFSGFVDCARLGVADPWQDLALACRSLIRNCGQEHVQGFLDAYGTAWDEERYRYFGALDNLF, encoded by the coding sequence GTGAGCGCACCACCTGACCTTCCAATAGAACTGCAGCAGCTTTCGGGAGGCGATTGGACTGAGTTCACGATTGGAGAGTCAGACGCTGCCGTCTGGCGGATCAACTTGGGTTCCTCGGTCGTGTTCCTCAAGGCTGAGCGCCGGCACCCGCTCAGCGAAATACCGGCTGAGGTAAGTCGACTGCAGTGGCTTGCAGAGACGGGCATCCCGGCGCCCAAGGTCATCGACTGCGTACCTTCAGCGGACCGGTACTGGCTGCTCATGACTGCGGTCCCCGGATCTGACCTAACCCACATGGCTGATCGACCCGCTGAACTTTGCCGTGTTTATGCCAGCAGTCTCCGGCGTCTGCATGCGCTGGAAGTGTCCGCCTGCCCCTTCGACCACCGTCTGGACCGACGCCTGGCCGACGCTGCGGCCAACGTGGCTGCAGGCCGCATTCGAGAGGACCAGTTCGACGAGGAAAGGCACGGCTGGACCGCCAGCGAGGTGCTGGCTTGGGTGCAAACGCATCAGCCTCCCCTGGGCAACCTAGTGGTCACTCACGGCGACGCTTGTGTGCCCAACATCATCGCACGAGACGAACGCTTCAGTGGCTTCGTCGATTGCGCACGCCTGGGCGTCGCCGATCCTTGGCAGGACCTCGCCCTTGCCTGCCGCAGTCTTATTCGAAATTGTGGCCAGGAGCATGTGCAAGGCTTCCTAGATGCGTATGGAACAGCTTGGGACGAGGAGCGCTACCGCTACTTTGGCGCCCTGGATAATCTCTTCTAG